The Rhinolophus ferrumequinum isolate MPI-CBG mRhiFer1 chromosome 21, mRhiFer1_v1.p, whole genome shotgun sequence region CTGCTGCCAGGAGACCTGCTGccgccccagctgctgccagACCACCTGCTGCAGGACCACCTGCTGCCGCCCCAGCTGCTGTGTGtccagctgctgccgccccagcTGCTGTGGTTCCTGCTGCTGCAGGCCCACCTGCTGcatctccagctgctgccgccccaCCTGCTGCAGGCCCACCTGCTGcatctccagctgctgccagccctgctgccgcCCCACCTGCTGCAGGCCCACATGCTGcatctccagctgctgccagccctgctgccgccccagctgctgtggctccagctgctgccagACATGCTGCCGCCCCACCTGCTGCATTTCTAGTTGCTGCCGCCCCTCCTGCTGTGGCTCCAGCTGCTGCAGGCCCACCTGCTGcatctccagctgctgccgcccctCCTGCTGCCAGACCACCTGCTGCCGCCCAGTCTGCTCTAGTGGTTCTTGCTGCTGATGGCCCTGACCTGCACTCACCTGGTTTTCGTCAACCCACCTTCTTGATGTGGTTCCAGTGAACTGAGTCAGGAGAGGCCGACTGCAAAACTTCACTTCCAACTGATTTTTCAACTGACTTTGGCCTTTAAATTtactgtccccaccccccaccacgtTTCTATCAATCTCCCAAATGGATAGAAAGCATGAATTTTCCCTGAAATCTGTCACCCAACACATCCCCCCAATTGATGCCTGTGTTCTCTGCCAGATTTTCTCACATGGAGATGTTCCCAAATCTTGAATAAATCTTAATTTTCCAGGCATACAAATATGAGAGCATCAtgtcttattatttttccttcttgacTTGCCATCCTTAGCTGCCAAACGTTCCGTTGTTCTCTGCGGAGGTCAGATGATAGCAGGTGATTTCAGGATTTCCACCTCTATTTCCTTTGCGTCCTTGTGCTACGGTTATGTAGAAAGAAGGTTTGTACAGCAAGCCTCTGGAACTCCGCCTGAGGTCTTTCTCCTGATGACGGAGCAGGTTCCGAGCATGCCAGAAGTCGAGAGTTAACATCAGTAGGGGCAATGGTTGGGCGTTGGTGGTGAATGCTCCAGCTTCTTTCCTGCAAGCGGGGGCGAGTTGTGCCAGTCTCCAGAGCTCCTCAGGGGGACTGAACCCCATCTGCTTATAAGAGGAACCTGCTCCTCAAACCATTCAGTACTGGCTTCCATCCCTTGCCCAGATCACTTTCAGGGTTACTAACAGCACTCTTCGAGTCCTGTCACAAGTAAACTACTTGATCTCAACCCCTGTTTTAGGGTCTGTTCCTGAGGGCACCCCATCTCAGACAGCAGTGTTCCAGCTCTCATCACCAGGGCccttcaaaacatttttcatatattatgaaTGGTAGCCAACTGTCAGTGTCAACTCAGATCCAGTAACAAACAACATCTAAATATAGGGGTATCCCAGTTTCCCCTGAGGAAATGGCTGTAGATTCCTTTGGGAAAGGACTGGAGCAATCGCTAGTATATATACTTGTTGTGGTTCTTTGTCCTGGACGACTGGCCTCTCCTTCCATGGATCAATGTGTTGTAAGTCAGAGAACCGGCCTAGTTCTGAAAACTGGGTGAGGGGTCATGATTTTCCATTAGAATCACTCACCTcagtcttttgctcatttattctcaAGCattgtcatacacacacacacacacaactgtctTATTGGTCACCTACATGTACTATTCTGAGGGACACCGTGCTCTATTGTCCATGTTGATAGATCCCGGTGGGTCACACATCATTCTGCC contains the following coding sequences:
- the LOC117013420 gene encoding keratin-associated protein 4-3-like isoform X4 encodes the protein MVNSCCGSVCSDQGCGQGCCQETCCRPSCCQTTCCRTTCCRPSCCVSSCCRPSCCGSCCCRPTCCISSCCRPTCCRPTCCRPSCCGSSCCQTCCRPTCCISSCCRPSCCGSSCCRPTCCISSCCRPSCCQTTCCRPVCSSGSCC